A genome region from Anopheles stephensi strain Indian chromosome 2, UCI_ANSTEP_V1.0, whole genome shotgun sequence includes the following:
- the LOC118506554 gene encoding cryptochrome-1, giving the protein MTINNILWFRHGLRLHDNPSLLEALRSDCMSQSSEAVKLFPIFIFDGESAGTRIVGYNRMKFLLESLADLDRQFRDLGGQLLVFRGDSVTVLRRLFEELNIKKLCFEQDCEPIWKERDDGVSQLCQKMDVRCVESVSHTLWNPNEVIQTNGDIPPLTYQMFLHTVNIIGEPPRPVGAPNFEYIEFGRIPAILGSELKLCHQIPAPEDFGIYYEGNAKIAFQKWIGGETRALEALGARLKQEEEAFREGYYLPTQAKPEILGPATSMSAALRFGCLSVRMFYWCVHDLFERVQSHSQFKYPGGHHITGQLIWREYFYTMSVQNPYYGEMERNPICLNIPWYAPEDDSLARWKEGRTGFPMIDAAMRQLLAEGWLHHILRNITATFLTRGGLWLSWEAGLQHFLKYLLDADWSVCAGNWMWVSSSAFERLLDSSKCTCPIALARRLDPKGDYVKRYLPELANYPVQFVHEPWKASREQQIEYGCVIGQHYPAPMIDLAIVSKRNAHTMATLRDKLVDGGASTPPHCRPSDIDEIRQFFWLADDAVTEA; this is encoded by the exons atgacaatCAATAATATATTGTGGTTCCGCCATGGGCTTCGGTTACACGATAATCCGAGCCTGCTGGAAGCGCTCCGGAGCGATTGCATGAGCCAGTCCAGCGAGGCGGTGAAACTGTTCCCGATCTTCATATTCGATGGGGAAAGTGCTG GCACCCGCATCGTCGGGTACAACCGGATGAAGTTTCTGCTGGAATCGTTGGCCGACCTTGACCGACAGTTCCGCGATCTTGGCGGGCAGCTGCTGGTGTTCCGGGGCGATAGCGTCACCGTGCTGCGCCGTCTGTTCGAGGAGCTGAACATCAAGAAGCTGTGCTTCGAGCAGGACTGCGAACCGATCTGGAAGGAGCGTGACGATGGGGTGTCGCAGCTGTGCCAGAAGATGGACGTCCGGTGCGTGGAGAGCGTTTCGCACACGCTCTGGAACCCGAACGAGGTGATACAGACGAACGGAGACATTCCACCACTCACGTATCAGATGTTTTTG CACACCGTAAACATCATTGGAGAACCACCCCGTCCGGTCGGTGCACCCAACTTCGAGTACATCGAGTTCGGCCGCATCCCGGCAATACTCGGTTCCGAGCTGAAGCTGTGCCACCAGATACCGGCCCCGGAGGATTTCGGCATTTACTACGAGGGCAACGCGAAAATTGCCTTCCAAAAGTGGATCGGTGGCGAGACGCGTGCCCTGGAAGCGCTGGGCGCACGGCTAAAGCAGGAAGAGGAAGCATTCCGCGAGGGCTACTACTTGCCGACGCAGGCCAAACCGGAGATTTTGGGCCCGGCCACGTCCATGAGCGCTGCCCTGCGGTTCGGTTGCCTGTCCGTGCGCATGTTCTACTGGTGCGTGCACGATTTGTTCGAGCGGGTGCAATCGCACAGCCAGTTCAAGTACCCGGGCGGACACCACATTACCGGGCAGCTTATATGGCGCGAATACTTCTACACGATGTCGGTCCAGAACCCGTACTATGGCGAGATGGAGCGCAATCCGATCTGTCTGAACATTCCGTGGTACGCGCCGGAAGATGATTCGCTCGCCCGGTGGAAGGAGGGCCGGACCGGCTTCCCGATGATTGATGCGGCCATGCGGCAACTGCTGGCGGAAGGTTGGCTGCATCACATATTGCGCAACATTACCGCGAC CTTTCTCACGCGCGGAGGACTTTGGTTAAGCTGGGAGGCAGGATTGCAACACTTCCTGAAGTACCTGCTGGATGCGGACTGGTCCGTGTGTGCCGGCAACTGGATGTGGGTATCTTCGTCCGCCTTCGAGCGGCTGCTCGATTCGTCCAAGTGTACCTGCCCGATCGCACTCGCTCGCCGGCTCGATCCGAAGGGTGACTACGTCAAACGGTATCTACCCGAGCTGGCCAACTATCCGGTGCAGTTTGT GCACGAACCATGGAAAGCTTCCCGGGAGCAGCAGATCGAGTATGGGTGCGTGATTGGACAGCACTATCCGGCGCCCATGATCGATCTGGCGATCGTTTCCAAGCGCAATGCGCACACGATGGCCACGCTCAGGGACAAGCTGGTCGATGGTGGGGCTTCCACACCGCCCCATTGTCGCCCGTCGGACATTGACGAGATACGGCAATTCTTCTGGCTGGCGGATGATGCCGTGACGGAAGCATAA
- the LOC118506556 gene encoding phosphatidylinositol transfer protein beta isoform isoform X2, translated as MLIKEFRVTLPLTVEEYQVAQLYCVAEVSKNETGGGEGIEVLKNEPFDNYPLLGGKYNSGQYTYKIYHLASKVPAFIRLLAPKGSLEVHEEAWNAYPYCRTVITNPNWMKEKMTITIDTYSIDGDDDLENAHELTPEKLKARDVVHIDIANDPVSQTDYKETEDPTKFKSKKTGRGPLVGPDWRKSVSPVMTCYKLVTCEFKWFGLQSRIENFIQKSERRLFTIFHRQVFCWMDSWHGLTMQDIRELEDKTKEELDKQRHVGEVRGMRAESD; from the exons TCGAGTAACGCTACCATTGACGGTCGAAGAG TACCAAGTGGCACAGCTGTACTGCGTGGCGGAAGTATCTAAAAACGAAACGGGCGGTGGCGAAGGTATTGAGGTGCTGAAAAATGAACCCTTCGACAACTATCCGCTGCTTG GTGGGAAGTACAATTCCGGTCAGTATACGTACAAAATCTATCATTTGGCCTCGAAGGTGCCGGCCTTTATCCGGCTGCTCGCACCGAAGGGATCGCTAGAAGTGCACGAGGAAGCATGGAATGCATATCCGTACTGCCGGACAGTCATAACC AATCCCAATTGGATGAAGGAAAAGATGACCATCACGATCGACACGTACAGTATCGATGGTGACGACGATCTGGAGAAT GCTCACGAGTTGACGCCAGAAAAGCTAAAGGCACGTGACGTAGTCCACATCGACATCGCAAACGATCCCGTCTCGCAGACGGATTACAAAGAGACGGAGGATCCCACGAA GTTCAAGTCGAAGAAAACTGGTCGCGGCCCGCTGGTCGGCCCGGACTGGAGGAAGAGCGTGTCGCCGGTAATGACCTGCTACAAGCTGGTCACCTGCGAGTTCAAATGGTTCGGACTGCAGTCCAGAATAGAGAACTTCATCCAGAAGTCGGAGCGGAGACTGTTCACCATATTCCACCG GCAAGTGTTCTGCTGGATGGACAGCTGGCACGGGCTAACCATGCAGGACATCCGCGAGCTGGAGGATAAAACCAAAGAGGAGCTGGACAAACAGCGCCACGTCGGCGAGGTGCGCGGCATGCGTGCCGAAAGTGACTAG
- the LOC118506556 gene encoding phosphatidylinositol transfer protein alpha isoform isoform X1 encodes MLIKEFRVTLPLTVEEYQVAQLYCVAEVSKNETGGGEGIEVLKNEPFDNYPLLGGKYNSGQYTYKIYHLASKVPAFIRLLAPKGSLEVHEEAWNAYPYCRTVITNPGYMKDNFIICIESLHVADAGDQPNAHELTPEKLKARDVVHIDIANDPVSQTDYKETEDPTKFKSKKTGRGPLVGPDWRKSVSPVMTCYKLVTCEFKWFGLQSRIENFIQKSERRLFTIFHRQVFCWMDSWHGLTMQDIRELEDKTKEELDKQRHVGEVRGMRAESD; translated from the exons TCGAGTAACGCTACCATTGACGGTCGAAGAG TACCAAGTGGCACAGCTGTACTGCGTGGCGGAAGTATCTAAAAACGAAACGGGCGGTGGCGAAGGTATTGAGGTGCTGAAAAATGAACCCTTCGACAACTATCCGCTGCTTG GTGGGAAGTACAATTCCGGTCAGTATACGTACAAAATCTATCATTTGGCCTCGAAGGTGCCGGCCTTTATCCGGCTGCTCGCACCGAAGGGATCGCTAGAAGTGCACGAGGAAGCATGGAATGCATATCCGTACTGCCGGACAGTCATAACC AATCCTGGCTACATGAAGGATAATTTCATCATCTGTATCGAATCATTACACGTCGCCGACGCCGGCGATCAGCCTAAT GCTCACGAGTTGACGCCAGAAAAGCTAAAGGCACGTGACGTAGTCCACATCGACATCGCAAACGATCCCGTCTCGCAGACGGATTACAAAGAGACGGAGGATCCCACGAA GTTCAAGTCGAAGAAAACTGGTCGCGGCCCGCTGGTCGGCCCGGACTGGAGGAAGAGCGTGTCGCCGGTAATGACCTGCTACAAGCTGGTCACCTGCGAGTTCAAATGGTTCGGACTGCAGTCCAGAATAGAGAACTTCATCCAGAAGTCGGAGCGGAGACTGTTCACCATATTCCACCG GCAAGTGTTCTGCTGGATGGACAGCTGGCACGGGCTAACCATGCAGGACATCCGCGAGCTGGAGGATAAAACCAAAGAGGAGCTGGACAAACAGCGCCACGTCGGCGAGGTGCGCGGCATGCGTGCCGAAAGTGACTAG